Proteins encoded within one genomic window of Micromonospora halotolerans:
- the gcvT gene encoding glycine cleavage system aminomethyltransferase GcvT, with product MTEVTSDAAATRLRRSPLHERHTALGAKFAPFGGWEMPLEYAGGGVLKEHTAVRTGVGVFDVSHLGKARVTGPGAADFVNSCLSNDLGRIAPGKAQYTLCCDDATGGVVDDIIAYLYADDHVFLVPNAANTAEVVGRLRAAAPEGVIVTDEHEAYAVLAVQGPRSAELLGTLGLPTGHDYMSFSAAGLNGVDLTVCRTGYTGELGYELVVPAGDALAVWDALFAAGEVEELRACGLAARDTLRTEMGYPLHGQDLSLDITPVQARSGWAVGWDKPAFWGRDVLRAEKAAGPARTLRGLEAVDRAIPRPGMAVYAGDKQVGTITSGTFSPTKKQGIALALIDTDPKLPDGETLEVDIRGRRAQMRLTRPPFVQPSVR from the coding sequence ATGACCGAGGTGACCTCCGACGCCGCCGCGACCCGGCTGCGCCGTTCCCCGTTGCACGAGCGGCACACCGCGCTCGGCGCCAAGTTCGCCCCCTTCGGGGGATGGGAGATGCCGCTCGAGTACGCCGGGGGCGGCGTGCTCAAGGAGCACACCGCCGTGCGTACCGGGGTGGGCGTCTTCGACGTCTCGCACCTCGGCAAGGCCCGCGTCACCGGGCCGGGCGCCGCGGACTTCGTCAACTCCTGCCTGTCCAACGACCTCGGCCGGATCGCCCCCGGCAAGGCCCAGTACACGCTCTGCTGCGACGACGCCACCGGCGGCGTGGTGGACGACATCATCGCCTACCTGTACGCCGACGACCACGTCTTCCTGGTGCCGAACGCGGCGAACACCGCCGAGGTGGTCGGCCGGTTGCGCGCCGCCGCGCCCGAGGGCGTGATCGTCACCGACGAGCACGAGGCGTACGCGGTGCTCGCCGTCCAGGGGCCGCGCTCGGCGGAGCTGCTGGGCACGCTCGGCCTGCCCACCGGGCACGACTACATGAGCTTCTCGGCCGCCGGGCTGAACGGCGTCGACCTGACCGTCTGCCGCACCGGCTACACCGGCGAGCTCGGCTACGAGCTGGTCGTGCCGGCCGGCGACGCGCTGGCCGTCTGGGACGCGCTGTTCGCCGCCGGCGAGGTGGAGGAGCTGCGCGCCTGCGGCCTGGCCGCCCGGGACACGCTGCGCACCGAGATGGGGTACCCGCTGCACGGGCAGGACCTCTCGCTGGACATCACGCCGGTGCAGGCCCGCTCGGGCTGGGCGGTCGGCTGGGACAAGCCGGCCTTCTGGGGCCGCGACGTGCTGCGGGCCGAGAAGGCCGCCGGCCCCGCCCGGACGCTGCGCGGCCTGGAGGCGGTCGACCGGGCCATCCCGCGCCCCGGCATGGCCGTCTACGCCGGCGACAAGCAGGTCGGCACGATCACCAGCGGCACCTTCAGCCCGACGAAGAAGCAGGGCATCGCCCTGGCCCTGATCGACACCGACCCGAAGCTCCCCGACGGCGAAACGCTGGAGGTCGACATCCGCGGCCGCCGCGCCCAGATGCGCCTGACCCGCCCACCCTTCGTCCAGCCCTCCGTCCGCTGA
- a CDS encoding adenosylcobinamide-GDP ribazoletransferase — MPTEFRLGDGIRLALTTFTTAPVRAGRVDRAAAGAAMALAPAVGVLLGALLGAVLLLAAAVAPPLVAAGVTVALGALLTRGLHLDGLADTVDALGSYRRGPAALEIMKKPDVGPFGVVALVVVLLLQAAVLAELAGRSRPAALAAVVAATAAGRLAVALACRRGVPAARPEGLGALVAGTVGPVALAAGTAAVALLAVPAVPGRPWQGPLAVLAALAVAAGLLRHLVRRLGGITGDVLGALVELVTTLSYLGLVLSG; from the coding sequence GTGCCGACTGAGTTCCGGCTCGGCGACGGGATCCGGCTGGCGCTCACCACCTTCACCACGGCGCCGGTGCGCGCCGGCCGGGTGGACCGGGCCGCGGCCGGGGCCGCCATGGCGCTGGCCCCGGCGGTCGGTGTGCTGCTCGGCGCGCTCCTCGGGGCGGTGCTGCTGCTCGCCGCGGCGGTCGCGCCCCCGCTGGTCGCCGCCGGGGTGACCGTCGCGCTGGGCGCGCTGCTCACCCGGGGCCTGCACCTGGACGGGCTGGCCGACACGGTCGACGCGCTCGGCTCCTACCGGCGCGGGCCGGCGGCACTGGAGATCATGAAGAAGCCGGACGTCGGGCCGTTCGGCGTGGTCGCGTTGGTGGTCGTACTCCTGCTCCAGGCGGCCGTGCTCGCGGAGCTGGCCGGGCGGTCGCGGCCGGCGGCGCTCGCGGCGGTGGTCGCGGCGACGGCGGCCGGCCGGCTGGCTGTCGCGCTGGCCTGCCGGCGCGGGGTGCCCGCCGCCCGGCCGGAGGGGCTGGGCGCGCTGGTGGCCGGCACGGTGGGGCCGGTCGCGCTGGCGGCCGGCACGGCCGCCGTGGCGCTGCTGGCCGTGCCGGCGGTGCCCGGCCGCCCGTGGCAGGGGCCGCTCGCCGTGCTGGCCGCGCTCGCCGTCGCAGCCGGGCTGCTGCGGCACCTGGTACGTCGGCTCGGCGGGATCACCGGCGACGTGCTCGGCGCCCTCGTGGAGCTCGTCACCACGCTGTCCTACCTGGGACTGGTGCTGTCCGGCTGA
- a CDS encoding leucyl aminopeptidase, giving the protein MTSPRTTLSLVDTDPAELAVDAIVIGVHSQTTEQEAGSPAGALLLASGAESIAAAFDGKLTETLALLGATGGPGEVIKLATLGTVTAPVVVAVGLGPEPSGAAPAPETLRRAAGAAVRALAGASRVALALPLPDDADAPAALRAVTEGALLGGYRFAGYKTKPQPARREPVAEVLVAVPDAADATAQAEVTRAQAVAGAVRTSRDWVNTAPNELRPPSFAEAVAAAAREAGLGVEVLDEAALAAGGYGGILAVGQGSEAPPRLVKLTYTPEGGGNGKRVALVGKGITFDTGGISIKPAQGMWEMKSDMAGAAAVGAAMLAVAALKPSVAVTGYLPMAENMPSGTSYRPGDVITMYSGKRVEVLNTDAEGRMILADAIARACEDGADYLFETSTLTGGQVIALGKRIAGVMGTPELCERVRAAGDATGEPAWPMPLPDDVRKGMDSEVADISQVNAGMDRAGHMLQGGVFLREFVTDDVAWAHIDIAGPGYHSGEATGYWTKGGTGVPVRTLLHLVDDVAANG; this is encoded by the coding sequence GTGACATCGCCCCGCACCACCCTCAGCCTGGTCGACACCGACCCCGCCGAACTCGCCGTCGACGCGATCGTGATCGGCGTGCACAGCCAGACGACCGAGCAGGAGGCCGGCTCACCCGCCGGCGCCCTGCTGCTGGCCAGCGGCGCGGAGAGCATCGCCGCCGCGTTCGACGGCAAGCTGACCGAGACGCTGGCCCTGCTCGGCGCCACCGGCGGCCCCGGCGAGGTGATCAAGCTGGCCACACTGGGCACGGTCACCGCACCGGTGGTGGTCGCCGTCGGCCTCGGCCCCGAGCCGTCCGGCGCCGCTCCGGCCCCGGAGACCCTGCGCCGGGCCGCCGGCGCGGCCGTCCGGGCCCTGGCCGGCGCGTCCCGCGTCGCGCTCGCCCTGCCGCTGCCCGACGACGCCGACGCCCCCGCCGCGCTGCGCGCCGTCACCGAGGGCGCGCTGCTCGGCGGCTACCGGTTCGCCGGCTACAAGACCAAGCCGCAGCCGGCCCGGCGCGAGCCGGTGGCCGAGGTGCTGGTCGCGGTGCCGGACGCGGCCGACGCGACCGCCCAGGCCGAGGTCACCCGCGCCCAGGCGGTGGCCGGCGCGGTGCGGACCAGCCGGGACTGGGTCAACACCGCCCCGAACGAGCTGCGCCCGCCGTCGTTCGCCGAGGCCGTGGCCGCCGCCGCCCGGGAGGCCGGACTCGGCGTCGAGGTGCTCGACGAGGCGGCGCTGGCCGCCGGTGGCTACGGCGGCATCCTGGCCGTCGGCCAGGGTTCGGAGGCCCCGCCGCGGCTGGTCAAGCTGACCTACACCCCGGAGGGCGGTGGCAACGGCAAGCGGGTGGCGCTGGTCGGCAAGGGCATCACCTTCGACACCGGCGGCATCTCGATCAAGCCGGCCCAGGGCATGTGGGAGATGAAGTCCGACATGGCGGGTGCGGCGGCGGTCGGCGCGGCCATGCTGGCCGTCGCGGCGCTCAAGCCGTCGGTCGCGGTCACCGGCTACCTGCCGATGGCGGAGAACATGCCGTCGGGCACCAGCTACCGGCCGGGCGACGTGATCACGATGTACAGCGGCAAGCGGGTCGAGGTGCTCAACACCGACGCCGAGGGCCGGATGATCCTGGCCGACGCCATCGCCCGGGCCTGCGAGGACGGCGCCGACTACCTGTTCGAGACCTCGACGCTGACCGGCGGTCAGGTGATCGCGCTGGGCAAGCGGATCGCCGGCGTGATGGGCACCCCGGAGCTGTGCGAGCGGGTCCGGGCCGCGGGTGACGCGACGGGCGAGCCGGCCTGGCCGATGCCGCTGCCGGACGACGTGCGCAAGGGCATGGACTCCGAGGTCGCGGACATCTCGCAGGTCAACGCCGGCATGGACCGGGCGGGCCACATGCTCCAGGGTGGTGTCTTCCTGCGCGAGTTCGTCACCGACGACGTGGCGTGGGCGCACATCGACATCGCCGGCCCCGGCTACCACTCGGGCGAGGCCACCGGCTACTGGACCAAGGGCGGCACCGGCGTCCCGGTGCGCACGCTGCTGCACCTGGTCGACGACGTCGCCGCCAACGGCTGA
- a CDS encoding winged helix-turn-helix transcriptional regulator encodes MPRRYHCAVEVAVDVIGGRWRPVILAHLKEGVHRYGELRRRMPDVSEKMLVQRLRELEAEGLVARHDLGAPKAPHVEYHLTEEGRSLVPVLSALHDWGLARAARTGTPIEP; translated from the coding sequence GTGCCCAGGCGCTACCACTGCGCGGTGGAGGTGGCCGTCGACGTGATCGGCGGCCGGTGGCGGCCGGTGATCCTCGCCCACCTCAAGGAGGGTGTGCACCGCTACGGTGAGCTGCGCCGCCGGATGCCGGACGTCAGCGAGAAGATGCTCGTCCAGCGGCTGCGGGAGCTGGAGGCGGAGGGGCTGGTCGCCCGGCACGACCTCGGCGCCCCGAAGGCCCCGCACGTCGAGTACCACCTCACCGAGGAGGGGCGCAGCCTCGTCCCGGTGCTGTCGGCGCTGCACGACTGGGGTCTTGCCCGGGCTGCCCGGACCGGCACCCCGATCGAGCCCTGA
- a CDS encoding DUF2314 domain-containing protein, whose product MLITDDFLPVPVPESLDATYLVPLVGLPKVSPKTAVERLAGRLAEPVHGLARQMLDSPLMTVDTRPVSEFPELPPDLLTAFGATEPQLARLAAATHLVVVQAEYRPGWPPAHEWAARAVAAAVAETVDGDVVDVFGLQFLDPAAALRSLPDEQGRIRLVDWVLVPYSSDADGLWFTTKGLRRFGLLELQAQGVPDHLTRAWGAVMTGAARRLLRDWTDGLSGEEVPAFVQLPVLATVTGHDIAVAYGNPEQHGATAPVLLRLELDPATDPDADSFLTLNPPPGHPGPPGRYFAAACATLFNGIQPDVRYARSGDAMSRAVDTARAALDDIRSRFLAGLLPTESQLVVKYGLPGDDGPEYVWAGVTSWDTPERIVGASASDAAGDPTVRIGAPVVVEAADVVDWAVLDATGVIEGGWTQAVLDAGEPPATD is encoded by the coding sequence ATGCTCATCACGGACGACTTCCTGCCCGTACCGGTGCCGGAGTCGCTGGACGCGACCTATCTGGTGCCGCTCGTCGGCCTGCCGAAGGTGAGCCCGAAGACCGCCGTGGAGCGGCTGGCCGGCCGGCTCGCCGAGCCGGTGCACGGGCTGGCCCGGCAGATGCTGGACAGCCCGCTCATGACCGTGGACACCCGCCCGGTCAGCGAGTTCCCGGAGCTGCCGCCGGACCTGCTCACCGCGTTCGGTGCGACCGAGCCGCAGCTGGCCCGGCTGGCCGCCGCCACGCACCTCGTGGTGGTGCAGGCCGAATACCGGCCGGGCTGGCCGCCGGCGCACGAGTGGGCGGCCCGCGCGGTGGCCGCGGCGGTCGCCGAAACGGTCGACGGGGACGTGGTGGACGTCTTCGGGCTCCAGTTCCTCGACCCGGCCGCGGCGCTGCGGTCCCTCCCCGACGAGCAGGGCCGGATCCGGCTGGTCGACTGGGTGCTGGTGCCCTACTCGTCGGACGCCGACGGGCTCTGGTTCACCACGAAGGGGTTGCGCCGCTTCGGGCTGCTGGAGCTCCAGGCGCAGGGCGTGCCGGACCACCTCACCCGGGCCTGGGGCGCGGTGATGACCGGGGCCGCGCGGCGCCTGCTGCGGGACTGGACCGACGGGCTGTCCGGCGAGGAGGTGCCGGCGTTCGTGCAGCTTCCGGTGCTGGCCACGGTGACCGGGCACGACATCGCGGTGGCGTACGGCAATCCGGAGCAGCACGGCGCGACCGCGCCCGTGCTGCTGCGGCTGGAGCTGGACCCGGCGACCGACCCGGACGCCGACTCGTTCCTCACCCTCAACCCGCCGCCCGGGCACCCGGGCCCGCCCGGCCGCTACTTCGCCGCCGCCTGCGCGACCCTGTTCAACGGCATCCAGCCCGACGTCCGGTACGCCCGCTCCGGCGACGCGATGAGCCGGGCGGTCGACACCGCCCGGGCCGCGCTCGACGACATCCGGTCCCGCTTCCTGGCCGGCCTGCTCCCCACCGAGAGCCAGCTCGTGGTCAAGTACGGGCTGCCCGGCGACGACGGCCCCGAGTACGTCTGGGCCGGGGTGACCTCGTGGGACACGCCGGAGCGGATCGTCGGCGCGAGCGCCAGCGACGCCGCCGGCGACCCCACGGTCCGGATCGGCGCCCCGGTCGTGGTGGAGGCCGCCGACGTCGTCGACTGGGCCGTGCTGGACGCCACCGGCGTCATCGAGGGCGGCTGGACGCAGGCCGTCCTCGACGCCGGCGAGCCCCCCGCCACCGACTGA